The region TTTACACGAGAAACTTTCATAAGTGTTCATAATCCAATACTTTAAAATAGTGCAATGTAAtccaaaattattatttttggaatAAATAACTCAATGAATGTATATTTATGCATCCATTTTCTGCAGTTTGATTTACAGttgataaagacattttttaagtcaagcctgatgttgccttacacaaaAAGTAAAGATCCAAATCACTTCCACACAACTAGGCATAAAGCCAAGTATCGCTATCGGTACCTGGACTGAAAAATTTGGATCAGTGCGTCCCAATTTACCGTATACCAGCTGGGACGTAAAAAGTCCTTTAATTCTAAATGGTTATGAATTGTGCAAAACAAATTTCTCATAAAAGAAGTCACAAACCCCTCTTTTTTTAGAGGACAAAGATGAGCCAACagtaaaaaatgaagtaaaatgaaaacagtgattTCTCACCAAGCAGACAATGAAACACAGGAAGAGCAGGACAGTGCCATACAGCAGAGACCACCAGTATCCTGAAGGCAACATCTGATGGGCACCTGCAACAGCTGCAACACCCTCTACGGGACAGTAAAATTGGGTTGATTAAtatatcaaacacacaaacatgtcttGATGTAACAAACTAATGTCCCTTACCCTCTGGGATGCCAAAGGTAGACATGACAGCCTCAACCAGACCTAAAACATAAAGAGCACTGCCGCACACATtggcaaagaaaaacatgatcCCGATGCTGCCGCCAAACTCTGGACCCAGGGCTCGGCTGATCATGTCTGGGGATCTGAGTTGAGGAATTTCAGACTttacatttagaaatgtaaacCAAGACTGAACACAAGAATATCGCTCCTTAATAAAAGGCTGTTAAAGATAAACTAAGGGTCGGTTTAAACCAAGAAGGAACCTGGGCCATGGGTGGATAAAGCAAATCATGAGATGAAATTTAGAGCAGGAACATTTTTTCTCAATCCATTAGTCAGGCTTTATCACAGACAGACACCCAAGTGAGGCTCTTAAAATACAGCATAAGTGTCTCTCAGGGGTAACCCAGCTACTCCCAACCACTGGGCTGGGCTCCACTGGTTGGCCTCAGAGTGCTATCTAGAAGGATGCAAAGGTAAttaggttaaataaaaaaatatatatacattttttggtaatttacaaagttaatcattttatatCTGAATGTGctcaaaatgtaatataaattcagtttaattcaATGACCAGTAAGCCCAACACAACCCATAACCTGATagtgacaaatgtgttttaatcctTGAATTAAGTGACACAAAatggatactttttttttttttttttttttttttttttttttttttttttttttaaatggagttgTGTAAGAGACAATCTGCACTCGAAAAGGTCTAAAGCTTATGATGAGGAAATATGACCCCAAAATGCATTCAATAATGTTTGTATTCGTAATGGCAGGCAGTGATGGGTGAGGGCTggcagaatatttattttgttcattacaGATGACAGCTGAAATATTCACACATTCAAAGCCCAGTAAATGTTCGTTTTGGGTTCTTTTACTCATTCATTTGGGAAGATGGTCCTCAGGATTGTTGTCACAGCCAGCAGTGGGCCTCAGGTTACAAAAGGTGGAGAGGTCTTGAAGTAAAGGATACAGTAGGCACCTCCAGCATCTAAAGCCCCATTGGTGGAGATGGCACAGATGGAAAGCACGGTCATGGTGATGATCAGGTAGGCCACTAGGAACATGGCGACGGCCTGGTAGAGCCCTGCTTGACCCACGACAAATCCTGCGAAAGGTAGTAGGAAAACATTTCCCAATCACTTGATAAACGGTCTTATTTCACCCATTTCTTAGCGGCGACCAAGCAGCCATCTTGGTTCAAAGTGAACCGGAAGGacctttattttcatatttgtttaagttattttttttttttttccgttaCTCACCAATTCTCAGAAACACAACGACGCTAAACATGGACAGCAGAGTCGGTGTGACCACGCCGAACACCACTCCGAGCTTCGGGGCAGGCTTGTCCTTGGACCGTCGACCGTCTCGGCCCTCCTTGGCCCCGCTGCGCCTGGAAACATCTCTCGTGGGCGGACTGCTGCTGCCGGTGAGTCGGTAATGAAGGAGAGGAGCTTTCTCTGACATGGTGGCCAAGTTAGCGGTAACTTACTTAACGGTAAAACAGCTCGGTGACGTCACCTGAAAGGCACAGCTTCAACCGCAAGTGCTCAGTTTCCTCTTCTGTAGCTATGGCGACACTTGGTAACGTTCGAATCAAAGTTGAGCTGGTCGAGTAGCCGCCATTATCTGTCGCGCGGATCCCTCACCGAGCGTCGTTCATCACCTGCTGCAGTTGGTGACGGCTTGCTAACCTGTTCGCTAATGAGAACAATGACGTAGCCTCTTGCATTGGGCTCATCCAATCAGATACAGGTTCTCCTTGATTAATCCACCGGCTACTTTGTTTATATCTCTTGATAGCACCAGCAAAAAAGTggtaactaaaaaaaaaaagtgtacttAACGTAATGACTTATCCAACTAACGTTACCCCCAcccaatatatataatataataaataaataaataaatacatttatatcacgttgattaaataaaagtgCCTGTTAGAAATCAGagtttattgattattataatgCAAAGGTTTGTAACATAAACAGCATTCACATCCATATATATTGTAGTAAAAACGACTGGATAGCtatacagaaatacacaaagatTCCCAAGAAAGATttcctgaataaaaaaagaagcatctATACATCTACAGCaaaggtgggaaaaaaaaatgtaaacagagatAGGATGTAAAAGAGCATTGATAATTAACTTAATTTGCTCACTAATTTCATACATAGTAACACTTTTCCAGTCTACTATATTCTTCAGTAAGTATCTTCTGTAGGCTACAAAGTATTACAAATAAAAGATACCTGCCTTTTGGCAGATTGTAGGTTTGTATTGGTTCTATGGGCCTTCAACTCAATTTAAAGCCTCCCTAATTTTATGTAGAATAATCCCCAAAATTGCCTTCCTGTCATACATTCATTTGTCTATGATGCTCAACATTGCAGACTCTTCGCTGTTTTCTTTCCCGCTACTTCTCCAGCTGTAGTTCCTCTTAATACAttcaattcaaaacacaaagaagtgtgcatcttttctttttactctcaAAGAGTCTACACATCAcactataaaaacattttcacaagtTAGAAATTTGAGAAACGTAACAAGCTGAGGAGAGAGTCCAGAACACTCCAACGGTTTAACTCTGGTGGATTTTCATTCCTCTTTTATTGCATTGGAGCTCCATTTTAAACTCATCCCCCAGTTTGTGACGGACTGTCCCCTGAAGTTGTTCTTGTGTCACTTGGAAATGCATCTGTCACTAAGGTTAACCATGAACCGCTCCAGTTTGCCTGAGATCAACCTGTTGTAGTTCGACAGGATTGTGTTCAGACTGTGGGTGCTTCGAGGAACACAAGACAGTGCTGGACTCATCGTTGGCCCCTGCTGGtccaaacagaaaatacaacaatgaagacggttttaaaaaaagatgaacataAGAAAGATTTCTAGAAAATTTAACCAAAAAGGCAAGTGCCATAACACCcaatgcagatttaaaaaatgtcattaaatactCATAGGATAACttataaaaacagattattgGCAGAATTCCACAAATTGACTTCCCGAAATGTAGGATATTGTGTAAAACAAAGATCACAGGACATTTATCTTGCACTGTGCCTCACTGGGAAAGTATTCACTGCTATCTTCTTCTTGTCCTGAGGAAGGAAGGCTTGGGGTCACACAACATAACATCATCACTCTCAGGGCACAGATACTGCAGAAAGCCCCAGATTCATGTGAAAGCAGGATATTTCCACATCGGAGGAAACTGATAATGCCTCTGAATCCGATGCAAACCAGTGAGAGAGAAGCCCATCAACACGTTTTCACTCAGTCTGTGTGAATGTTCATCAACACACTGATTAATATTTCTTGGTTGTGATTGTGAGCGAGTGGTGAAGACAGTGTGGGCCTGGTTAGCTTTGATTTGGTGGTTTACAGGTCAAAAGGCATCCAGACGATTAAGTTTCTTAGAAGCGGCTTTTTGAAAGCATTTCATTGTCTATATTGATGTGCATATGGGAGTTTCTCTTTCGTGAATAATagatatttaaatagttttaagtATACAAGACATCCAGAAACTTTGCAGCTTGATTTATGGCAACTATAACCTCGACATGTACACTTCTTTTGAGCAACAAATCACAAAATCAGTGCTTGTGTGCTAGTTTGCATGCAGTTTGTCACCGTGACCGCTGCGTACACTCAGCTGAAGGTGTGTGAGAATGAGCAGGTAgttgttgatgttgttcttCAGTCTCTGCAGAAGCGAAGCGGCACAGCCTGGCTGGCATTGGGCCTTCACAACATTCACACCTTCAAGAAGAAGCCTCAAGGATGCAACtatgtctcctctcttgtcctGGTGCTGcggtaacacaaacacacagaaaaataaaagcataaaatatgtttttagaagGTGATATTAAAAAAGGATATACCACTCAGACCAATAGTAAGCAAATAAGAAACCATTGTGGTAGAGGCTTTTGGACTCATACATGTGCCAACGTACTGATTTGTTTTCCCAAGATGCCACGTGAAGCTCAGTACATGGTAGCTGAACCGGTGTGGAGAGGTTTGCGGAGCCATTACAGTCACTCTGCAAGGGAGGAGACATGGAGGAGACAGGGGACAGAAGACGGGCAATTGGGTGgactacagagagacagactgatgGGAGACTACAGGTAACAACAGACAGGCAGGAGGATTAGATGCATCACCCCAGCAGGAGCAGAAAAAGGTTTTGTGAGAATGTATCTGTGACGATCTTATCCTCACCAGCGCACTCTCCATCTCAGCCACAATATTCAAAGCCCTCCTGGCGCTCTTATTACACACAAATTCTATGGGTTTGGTCTCAGCGTCCCAGACCTTCGAGGCAAccacacagagcagcaggagtCCTGGACGAACACGTAAACACACGCTGAAGCACCACAAACCAGCTTGTCCAGCTTATAACAAGTGCAATAAATTCTCACAAGTCAAGGTTTTTAAGGCTCACTACTCACTGCTTAAAGCCATGCCCTGCTTGGCCGCTCCCAAGGAATTGACATTTGTTCCATTAAGAAATGTGCCAGGTGAAAAAAAGGCCCCGTGTCCACTGTAGAGGAGCTGTGTGTCCTTTTTGTCTTCTCACCACTTGATTTCCCACCTTTCTCATTCAGCAGTGGGAAGTGCGAGTGTTATCTAGCCTGAGAGCAGGATGCGCTCCAACTTCCCCGCTGCGCAGCATAACAAAATGTTACAGACCGAAAGAGGCATTTCATTGATATTAGATGGACTATTTCGCTTCTCATTGGGCCACAGTTGACTTTCGGAGTGTCCAGCGGACAGCATGCCTACTGACTAAAggttaataatttattattgtGAAAGACTCAATTTACACAGCTGACTTCAAATCCGGTCACTACTGAGGCAGGCTATTTACTTTTTCTCAAGGTTTGCACCAGCCAGTAGCAGTAACAGCTTGGGTTCATATTCATAAAATGAGTGTCAGAGGGAGCTATACACAGTCCACATATAGCTTGTGGGTGTGTAGCCTGTTTGTGATGATTTAACTGTGTCTGTAATACAGAGTACTGTCTTGGAAAATTGTCTTTTGGAGATTTCGGACACCCACAATCCCATGTAGAAGGTTGTTTATGTACCAGCAAGCCAGACTGCTTTCACATTAAGGTTCACAAAACGCTTATAAGGGTCCAAATTCTGCCAAGATTTTGTATTCTAACTTTTGTTTGTGATAATATTAACACGTACATTTTGACTAAGCTGCTCCCTGTATTCTTACAGACTTGTTGTCTTTTGCAGGGAGGACAAAGTGACAAGGTGACAGAGTAATTGCCCATTCAAGGATCGTTTAATGGCCTTTACCCAGAAGGAGAAGTGATCAAGTGGTCTTTGCCCGGATGCAAACAAATCATCATGTAATGCCTGGGGGGGGGGCGCAGCTGGAAGACGTGGTGACGCTCCAATTCAATttgccatgtgtgtgtgggggggggttgaagAGGTATAATAGCTCTCAAAGACACGGATATGGAGAAAAACATACGGGGAATGCACCATCCATCATCATTTCAGACACACGTGCTCAACCCCAACACCCCAGCCTGGACACTGACTGAGACCCTGCCCTCCTCTATTTGCGCCCAAGCCGCTTCTGCGTGCCATGATTAAGACGCATGCTGTCTAACATTATAgccaaagagtgtgtgtgtgttgtcacataaaagaagagagagagagagaggggggagatgcaacgagagagagagagagagagagagagagagatcatgTACACTAAACACATGCTTGCTTGTTCTCCCTCCAAGCCTGCTTCTATACCTCTGCAGACCACAATCCCGCCCGCGGTTAATTGAGACGAATGTGCGCCACGGCTCCGCAGATAATGACTGGAGAGCGTGGATTTTTCGCACACAAAGGGAAAGCT is a window of Anoplopoma fimbria isolate UVic2021 breed Golden Eagle Sablefish chromosome 3, Afim_UVic_2022, whole genome shotgun sequence DNA encoding:
- the thpo gene encoding thrombopoietin isoform X1, with amino-acid sequence MALSRLLLLCVVASKVWDAETKPIEFVCNKSARRALNIVAEMESALSDCNGSANLSTPVQLPCTELHVASWENKSHQDKRGDIVASLRLLLEGVNVVKAQCQPGCAASLLQRLKNNINNYLLILTHLQLSGPTMSPALSCVPRSTHSLNTILSNYNRLISGKLERFMVNLSDRCISK
- the thpo gene encoding thrombopoietin isoform X2 gives rise to the protein MALSRLLLLCVVASKVWDAETKPIEFVCNKSARRALNIVAEMESALSDCNGSANLSTPVQLPCTELHVASWENKSHQDKRGDIVASLRLLLEGVNVVKAQCQPGCAASLLQRLKNNINNYLLILTHLQLSVRSGHGANDESSTVLCSSKHPQSEHNPVELQQVDLRQTGAVHG